GCAGCCAAAATGAGCCGGCCGCTTCTCGACATCCGACAACTGGTCGTTGAAATTGGCGGCAAGACGGTGGTTGATCGCGTCGATCTGAGTATCGCCAGTGGTGAACGGATCGCCATACTTGGCCGTAACGGCGCCGGAAAATCGACCCTGTTATCGACCCTGGCGGGACTCCGTCCGCCCGCCGCCGGGGCCATTCTGCTTGATGGCGAAGATGCGGCCCTGCTCCATCCCCGCGAGGCAGCGCTGCGTCGTGCCTGGCTCGGCCAGTTTCAGTCCGACCCTTTCGGCTCGACCGTTCTGGAAACAGCTTTGACCGGTCGCCATCCGCATCTCGGTCGCTGGGATTGGGAATCAAGCCGTGATGCCGAGCTGGCCCGTAGCGCCCTCAAGTCGGTCGGACTGGAGGGCATGGAAGGCCGCCAGATTCACACGCTGTCCGGCGGCGAACGCCAGCGCCTGGCGATTGCCACGCTGCTCACCCAGGCGGCACCGCTTTACCTGCTCGACGAACCGCTCTCGCACCTTGATCTCAACCACCAGATGGCGGTCCTTGAACTGTTCTCCGGGGCAGCCCGTGACTGTGGCGCAGGTGTTGTCATGGTCCTGCACGATCCGGCGCTGGCCCATCGTTTCTGTGATCGCGCCTTGCTGGTTTATGGCGATGGCCGTACCGAGACCGGCGTGGTCGGTGACATTCTGACGGCAGAAAAACTCTCCGAACTTTACGGTTACGGCCTGCGTCAGATCGAAGACCGCGGCCACCGCTGCTTCATTCCCGAATAGTCGCGCGTCAGGGCGGCCCTGTGTTGCGTGGTCGCTACCCATTATTTGAAAATCTCTTGAAAACAAACATGACCATCACCCACGAAGAACGCATGCAGAAGAAAAAGGCCGTCATTGACAGCAAGATTGACGCCGCCCAGGAAGAACGTGGCGTACTGGTGGTCAATACCGGCAATGGCAAGGGCAAGTCGAGCGCCGCTTTCGGCGTGGTCGCCCGCGCCCTTGGTCACGGGCAAAAAGTTGGTGTTGTTCAGTTCGTCAAAGGCCGCTCGGATACCGGCGAGGAAGCTTTCTTCCGCCAGCAGCCGAATGTCGCCTGGCATGTCGGTGGCGAAGGCTTCACCTGGGAAACCCAGGACAAGGACCGCGACGCCAGGGCCGCCCAGGCCGCCTGGGAAATCGCCTGTCAACATTTGAACGATCCGGCCATCGGTCTCGTCGTTCTCGACGAAATGACCTATGCCTTCAAGTACGGCTGGCTCGACCTCGCTACCGTGATCGGTCAACTGCTCACCCGCCCAGCCATGCAGCACGTCATCATCACCGGCCGCGGGGCGCCGCAAGCCCTGCGCGACGCAGCCGACACGGTCAGCGAAATCGGCATGGAGAAACATGCATTCCAAAGCGGCATCAAGGCCATGCCCGGCCTCGAATTCTGATGCCAGCCTGCCCCGCATTGCTCATCGCCGCGCCAGCCTCCGGCCAGGGCAAGACCACTGTCACGGCTGCACTGGCCCGACTGCATACACGTAAGGGGCGGCGGGTCACTGTTTTCAAATGCGGTCCGGATTTTCTCGATCCGCAAATTCACGCTGCGGCCAGCGGTCATCCCTGCTACAACCTTGATCTCGGCATGTGCGGGGACGACGATGCCCGCTGGCGACTGGCCCGGGCGGCAGAGGATTCCGACCTGATCCTCATCGAAGGCGTCATGGGTCTGTTCGACGGCGAGCCTTCCGCGGCCGACATCGCCATCCGTTTCGGCATCCCGGTTATGGCCCTGATCGACGCCGGGGCGATGGCCCAGACCTTTGGGGCCATCGCTCATGGCCTGGCCAGCTATCGGCCCGGCCTGCCCTTTGCCGGCGTACTGGCTAACCGTGTCGGCAGCGCCGGCCATGCCCGGATGCTGCGCGACAGCCTGCCACCCGGTACCGGCTGGTTTGGTGCCCTGCCCAAATGCGATGACAGCCTACCCGAACGCCACCTCGGTTTGCTCCAGGCGAGCGAGATTACTGACCTCGAAGCCCGCCTCGACCATTTGGCTGATGCCCTGGCCGCCAGTGCCAGCGTCGACCTGCCGCCACCGATCGATTTCGCCGTGGCTCGACCGCCCACCAGCACCCCACTGCTCGCCGGCCAGCGCATTGCCATCGCCCGCGACGCCGCCTACGGTTTTATTTATCCAGCCAATCTGGATACGCTTGAGGCGCAGGGGGCCGAACTTTGCTTCTTCTCGCCCGTCGCCGGCGATCCGCTTCCGGCCTGCGATGCCGTCTGGCTTCCCGGTGGTTACCCGGAACTCCATACCGAGACGCTCGCCCGTCAGTCCTCGCTCTGGAATGCCCTGCACGACCATGTTGCCTCCGGCAAGCCACTGCTGGCGGAATGCGGCGGCATGATGAGCCTGTTCTCTGAAGTCGTAGACAAGGCCGGCATCAGTCATCGCTTTGGCGATTTGCTGCCCGGCCGTTCGATCATGCAAAAACAGCTCGCTGCCCTCGGTACCCAATTTGTCGATCTGCCGGAAGGCCATATCTCAGGCCACACGTTTCATTTTTCCCGGAGCGAGACACCGCTTGCCCCACTGACCGTGGCTAAAACGGCGGATGGTCGGAGTGGTGAAGCGGTTTACCGGAAAAATCGCCTGACCGCCTCCTATCTGCATTTTTACTTCCCATCGAATCCCGCTGTCGCAGCCCGCCTGTTCATGAACGCGTGACTGTTCGTTTTTTACGAACAGTCACGCAGGCCTGGATTAATTTTTCGGCAACGAGAAGCAGATACACTACGGCTTGTAACTTTTCCACACGGAGACAACGATGAAGAATTTCGTACTGATGGCTGCAGCAGTCGTGCTCGGCCTCACCCTGCAAATTGGCGACGCCGAAGCCAAGCGCCTGGGCGGCGGCAGTTCCTCTGGCATGCAACGCCAGTCAGTCGCCCCGAGCGCCCCCCCGTCGGCCGCCAGACAAGCCCCCGCGCCGGCACCGTCAGCCCCAGCCGCGGCACCGGCTGCCCAGCCCAAGCGTTCGTGGATGGGCCCGTTGGCCGGCCTGGCTGCCGGTATCGGTCTGGCCGCACTGGCTTCGCACTTCGGCTTTGGTGAAGGTCTGGCCAATTTCATGATGATCGGTCTGCTGATCATGGCGGTCGTCATGGTGATTGGCTTCTTCATGCGCAAGAAAGCAGGTGCTACCCAGCAAGGTGGCCTGCAATACGCCGGCGCCAATCCGAACTACGGCAGCAATACGCCGCACGAACCTGACTTCATTCCAGCCGGCGGTTCTGCCGCAGCACCTATTGCTGCTGCAACCGGTGCGGGCAATATTCCGGCCGACTTTGATGTCGAGGCTTTTGTCCGGAACGCCAAGGTTAACTTCATCCGTCTGCAGGCTGCCAATGATGCCGGCAACCTCGACGACATCCGCGAATTTACCTCGCCGGAAATGTTCGCCGAGATCAAGCTGGGCATGGGCGAACGTGGTGCGGCACAACAGGAAACCGACGTTGCCCAGCTCAACGGCGAAGTTCTTGATGTCGCTGAAGAAGCCAGTCGCTACATTGTCAGCATCCGCTTCACTGGCCTGATCAGCGAGGAAAAGGGCGCCGCTCCTGCTCCTTTCGACGAAATCTGGCATATGACCAAACCGACCGACAACAGCCGCGGCTGGGTGCTCGCCGGTATTCAACAAGTCCAGTAAGCCTGGACAGGCCTGACCAAGGCTGGCCGGAGAAATCCGGCCAGCCTTTTTTATTGGCTGCCGTCGAGAAAAGCGGGGCGATCCCAGATCACTCGGAAATAGCACGCTGCATTGATCCCGGATGGACGACTTCATCGCCAAGCCCGGTCGAACCGGACTATCTTTTCATCATTCTTCTGAAATGGCTCAGGGCAGGACGACAAACATCAACTTGAGCAACTGACCTCCAGCCCGCTTGCCCAGTCCGGCGGCAAGGCTGCCAAGTCATCGAATTCCGGCTCCTCGTCAAAGGGCCGGCGCAGACAGGTCAGCAAACGTTGCACACCCGAGAAGTCCTTCGCCTTGGCCTGACGAATAGCCGCCTCGGCCAGCCAGTTGCGCAGAATGTACTTGGGGTTGCTAGCGAGCATCGCTGCCTGCCGTTCTTCATCTGCCCACGGCGTTTGCGCCAGACGGGTCCGCCAGCCATCCAGCCAGGCATCGCAAGCGGCACGGTCGATGAACAGATCGCGCAACGGCGCATCTGCCGCGGCCCGGTTATCCCGCCCGGCTTCGCCCGGCAGCCGCGACAGGAGGCGAAAGAATGTCGTGAAATCGGGCCGATGCTGCTGCAGGAAACCAAAGGTCTCGCCGATAAAGGTTTCGTCGTCCGGCATGGCCTCCCGCAAACCGAGCTTGGCGCGCATCAACCGGGCAAAAGTCTGTTCGAAGGCATCGCCATACGTTTCATCAATCGCGGCGCGGGCAATTTCAGGACGGTTGAGCAAGGGCAGGAAGGCATCGGCCAGGCAATAGAGGTTCCACTGCCCGACATGTGGCTGGTTACGGTAGGTATAACGACCATAGGTGTCGGAGTGGTTACAGATGTGGCCCGAATCAAAGGCCTCCATGAAACCAAAAGGCCCGTAATCAAGGGTCAGGCCGAGGATCGACATGTTGTCGGTATTCATCACGCCGTGCATGAAGCCGACCGCCATCCAGTGCGCCATCAGTTCGCCGGTACGAACCGACACATCGCGCAGCAGCGCATCGTAGGGATTGGCGGCAATACGACACCCAGGGCGAAAGGTATCAATGACGTAGTCAGCCAGTTGCTGCACTTCCAGCTTCCTGTCACGCGAGGCCCAATGCTCGAAAGAGCCAAAACGGACAAAACCGGGTGCCACCCGCGCCACGACGGCAGCCGTCTCGATTTCCTCGCGGCGCACCGGTTGCTCGGCGCCGATCACGCACAGCGCCCGGGTAGTCGGCACGCCAAGGCCGGCCATTGCTTCCGAGCAAAGAAATTCACGTATCGATGAACGGAGCACTGCCCGTCCGTCGGCACCGCGCGAATAGGGTGTCTTTCCCGCCCCCTTGAGCTGGATTTCCCAGTGCCCGCTTTCGTTGTGCAGGCCACCCAGCAAATGGGCCCGACCATCGCCCAACTGGCCCGCCCAAACGCCGAACTGATGACCGGAGTAGACAGCAGCGAGCGGCTCGCTGCCAGGTAGCAGGCGATTGCCGGCGAAGATTTCAGCGAATTGGGGACTATTCAGCAGCCCATCGGGCAGACCCAGCAGATCAGCGACGTCATGGCTGATACCGACAACGTAAGGATCGGGCAGGGGATGTGGCGGAAGACGGGTGTAGAAAGCCGCGGGCAGGCTGGCAAAACTGTTGGCAAAGACGGGCAGTTCGCCCAGAAAAGGTTCAGCGGCATTCATGATGTCGGATTTCTGTCAAAAAGTCGGGAGAGTCCGGCACACAGCAAAGGGCATGCCGGTCCGGATCTCCTTCAGAACACGAAAGCCGAGGATGGTTCGCGCGTCAGAAGCCGGCCGCTTCAGCTTCAAGATAGGCGATGCTCACGTACTTGCCGATATTGGCCTCGAAACCCTTGGTGTTTTTAGCCTGACTGGCGACACGCTTGTCCTTGAGAACCAGCGTCTTGGCCTCTTCAAGCGGCAGTCCATCCTTGATGGCCTGTTCGCAGGGATAGTAGATTCCCTCGAACAACGCGCGGTTCCACGCCAGTACATTAGCGGCCGGCACACCGTGAGCCGGTAGCCAGATCTTGGTCCGGGTCGACTTCTCCAGTGCGTCGTACGCCTTGAAAGTCCCCAGATAGGAGCCATCATCCATATTGGCGATGCGCTGGTTCATGGCAATATCGCCCACCAGGGTGACGCCGTCTTCAACCACCTCGACACACAGGTCGGACGGCGTATGAACCTTACCGTAATGGTGAATGCGCAAGGTGACATCGCCAAACCTGAGTTCAGCCCCATGCTCCAGCGGCATGTTGGGCGGCACGATGCGGGTGCCAAGGGAAGCCTCGTTGGTGGCCTTCTCGATCAGCGACAGCCACAGGCTACCCTGAATCCCCTTAACGGCCTGGATGGTGCCGGCATGCGCATACATCGGCAGACTATTACCGTAACGCTCGACATAGGCATGATTCCCGAGCCAGTGGTCACCGTGGTAATGGGTGTTGATGATGGCGACCACCGGCTTCCGGAAATTCTTTTCCAGTTGCCGTATGGCCATTTCACCAATCTGCACCGACGCCCCGGTATCGATGACAACGACCCCTTTGCTGGTATTGACGAAGGTGATGTTGCTCATCATTCCCTGGTTGTCGGGGGTCGGAAAACCGTGCGGGGTAAAGATGATTGATACGTGCTTCGAAACCTGACGCAGTGGATAGTCCTTGATGGCCGGGCCACGGACAAAATCATCCATCTCGCTGGCGAATGCGCTCATCGACTGCCATGGGGCAAACTCAACCGCCCAGAGCGCCGAAATGGCCGCCACGGAGCGGAGAAAATCGCGACGGTCCATGAGCATCTCCTGAAATGTTAAAATAGAACGCTATCATCGCGCCGAATGCGGCGCTCGTCTACACTGACACCATGCGCCACTACCCGTTCTCTTTTGTCGCCCTGACCAGCCTCGGCATCCTTTGCGCCATTCCTGGTGCCATCAGCCTGGCAGGCTTCGGTGCCGCGTTGCACCCGGTTCTCGATGACCCGATGGCCGGCCTGGCATTCATCGTGTCGGCCATTGCCCTGATCGGCTCCGGCGCCTTCCCGCTGGTCATCGAAAAACTGAAGGAAGGCGAAGAAGCCTAGTCTTCGCGCATCAGCCGCCAGTACTGAACCTTGACCGTTACCGCTGCGCCGCCAACGATGGCCAGAAAGGTGACGATTGAACCAAGCGCCAGGGTCGAAAAACCGCTAATTCCCTGACCGACCGTACAACCCAGACCGACGACGCCACCAAAACCCATCAGCGCCGCACCGAGCAGGTGACTGGCCGTATCCTCGACGCTGGCAAACCCTTCCCAGCGGAATTTCCCGGTGGCTAGGGCCCACACCCCCGAACCGGCAATGACGCCGAGCACCGTGGCGA
The DNA window shown above is from Dechloromonas sp. HYN0024 and carries:
- a CDS encoding ABC transporter ATP-binding protein translates to MSRPLLDIRQLVVEIGGKTVVDRVDLSIASGERIAILGRNGAGKSTLLSTLAGLRPPAAGAILLDGEDAALLHPREAALRRAWLGQFQSDPFGSTVLETALTGRHPHLGRWDWESSRDAELARSALKSVGLEGMEGRQIHTLSGGERQRLAIATLLTQAAPLYLLDEPLSHLDLNHQMAVLELFSGAARDCGAGVVMVLHDPALAHRFCDRALLVYGDGRTETGVVGDILTAEKLSELYGYGLRQIEDRGHRCFIPE
- the cobO gene encoding cob(I)yrinic acid a,c-diamide adenosyltransferase, encoding MTITHEERMQKKKAVIDSKIDAAQEERGVLVVNTGNGKGKSSAAFGVVARALGHGQKVGVVQFVKGRSDTGEEAFFRQQPNVAWHVGGEGFTWETQDKDRDARAAQAAWEIACQHLNDPAIGLVVLDEMTYAFKYGWLDLATVIGQLLTRPAMQHVIITGRGAPQALRDAADTVSEIGMEKHAFQSGIKAMPGLEF
- a CDS encoding cobyrinate a,c-diamide synthase — its product is MPACPALLIAAPASGQGKTTVTAALARLHTRKGRRVTVFKCGPDFLDPQIHAAASGHPCYNLDLGMCGDDDARWRLARAAEDSDLILIEGVMGLFDGEPSAADIAIRFGIPVMALIDAGAMAQTFGAIAHGLASYRPGLPFAGVLANRVGSAGHARMLRDSLPPGTGWFGALPKCDDSLPERHLGLLQASEITDLEARLDHLADALAASASVDLPPPIDFAVARPPTSTPLLAGQRIAIARDAAYGFIYPANLDTLEAQGAELCFFSPVAGDPLPACDAVWLPGGYPELHTETLARQSSLWNALHDHVASGKPLLAECGGMMSLFSEVVDKAGISHRFGDLLPGRSIMQKQLAALGTQFVDLPEGHISGHTFHFSRSETPLAPLTVAKTADGRSGEAVYRKNRLTASYLHFYFPSNPAVAARLFMNA
- a CDS encoding Tim44 domain-containing protein, with the protein product MKNFVLMAAAVVLGLTLQIGDAEAKRLGGGSSSGMQRQSVAPSAPPSAARQAPAPAPSAPAAAPAAQPKRSWMGPLAGLAAGIGLAALASHFGFGEGLANFMMIGLLIMAVVMVIGFFMRKKAGATQQGGLQYAGANPNYGSNTPHEPDFIPAGGSAAAPIAAATGAGNIPADFDVEAFVRNAKVNFIRLQAANDAGNLDDIREFTSPEMFAEIKLGMGERGAAQQETDVAQLNGEVLDVAEEASRYIVSIRFTGLISEEKGAAPAPFDEIWHMTKPTDNSRGWVLAGIQQVQ
- a CDS encoding YdiU family protein, whose translation is MNAAEPFLGELPVFANSFASLPAAFYTRLPPHPLPDPYVVGISHDVADLLGLPDGLLNSPQFAEIFAGNRLLPGSEPLAAVYSGHQFGVWAGQLGDGRAHLLGGLHNESGHWEIQLKGAGKTPYSRGADGRAVLRSSIREFLCSEAMAGLGVPTTRALCVIGAEQPVRREEIETAAVVARVAPGFVRFGSFEHWASRDRKLEVQQLADYVIDTFRPGCRIAANPYDALLRDVSVRTGELMAHWMAVGFMHGVMNTDNMSILGLTLDYGPFGFMEAFDSGHICNHSDTYGRYTYRNQPHVGQWNLYCLADAFLPLLNRPEIARAAIDETYGDAFEQTFARLMRAKLGLREAMPDDETFIGETFGFLQQHRPDFTTFFRLLSRLPGEAGRDNRAAADAPLRDLFIDRAACDAWLDGWRTRLAQTPWADEERQAAMLASNPKYILRNWLAEAAIRQAKAKDFSGVQRLLTCLRRPFDEEPEFDDLAALPPDWASGLEVSCSS
- a CDS encoding MBL fold metallo-hydrolase, which codes for MDRRDFLRSVAAISALWAVEFAPWQSMSAFASEMDDFVRGPAIKDYPLRQVSKHVSIIFTPHGFPTPDNQGMMSNITFVNTSKGVVVIDTGASVQIGEMAIRQLEKNFRKPVVAIINTHYHGDHWLGNHAYVERYGNSLPMYAHAGTIQAVKGIQGSLWLSLIEKATNEASLGTRIVPPNMPLEHGAELRFGDVTLRIHHYGKVHTPSDLCVEVVEDGVTLVGDIAMNQRIANMDDGSYLGTFKAYDALEKSTRTKIWLPAHGVPAANVLAWNRALFEGIYYPCEQAIKDGLPLEEAKTLVLKDKRVASQAKNTKGFEANIGKYVSIAYLEAEAAGF